TGCAGGTATCCGGCTCAACTCCCTTGCGACATTAGGGACTGTCGCCGGAGGATTGTTGTTGCCCTTCTGGCACTTTTACATGAAGCCCTACCAGAAGGAACGTATTGTGTCGTTTCTTCATCCGGACTCAGACCCTTTGGGGACGGGCTACCACATGATTCAATCAAAGATCACCATTGGGTCAGGGCAGTTGTGGGGCAAAGGATTTCTTCAGGGAACGCAGAATCGCCTCGAATTTCTTCCCGAAAAACATACGGACTTCATTTTTGCCGTGCTCGCGGAAGAGTGGGGGTTTCTTGGCGTGTGTATCCTGTTTTTGCTTTATGGCGCACTGCTGGCGCGCTTGTTGGTGATTGCGGGGAAAGCACGCGACCGCTTTGGCTCATTCGTCGTACTGGGAGGTGCGGCAATCGTGTTCTGGCAAGTGCTGATTAACGTGGGAATGAATATCGGCTTTCTTCCAGTTGTGGGAGTGCCCTTACCGTTCCTGAGCTATGGCGGGTCCTCGTTACTGGCGGTGATGCTGGCGATGGGCCTGGCACTCAATGTGAGCACCAGGCGGTTTTTGTTCTAATGGCAGCCTACACCACGACGCTGGTAATAGCTTTCACCAGTTGAGCTTTCGGCACTGCGCCGACGATCTGTTGCTGGACCTGGCCGTCTTTGAACAAAATGAGATTGGGAATCCCACGTACGCCGTACTGGGCCGGAGTCCGCGGATTATCATCAACGTTCATCTTTACGACTTTGAGTTTTCCGGCATACTCGCCCGCCAGCTCGTCGACAATCGGAGCGATTGCGCGGCAGGGGCCACACCACGGTGCCCAAAAATCGATCAGCACGGGGACTGACGATTGGAGTACTTCGCTGTCAAACGTCGCGTCTGACACTTGGTTAATATTTCCGGCCATAGTCGTCCTCCTCTTCGGCAATAGTGCCCTCTGGATAGCAAAAAGTTCACGCGCAACATAGTGGGGAAGCGGAGAAACGTGTTGCGTGGTGCGTATTGCGTTTCCCCTTTCATAGCTCTCTACATAAAACGTCATCTGTAGTCACATCACTAGTTGTTACGTCCTATGCAGCCTGCTTACATATCACGTAGCACGCAACACGTTTAGGTTTTTAATTCATCAGCAATGTACGGAGCCGACTCAATCAGCACGTCTTGCAAGACATCACGAAGCGGTTTTTCAACGTCTTCTAATTTTGTGACCAGTAACGACAGAACGGCGAAATAGCGCTCCTTCGATGGCACATTCATATAGGCCAGGCGTGCTTGCATGGCCTTTTGGAAGCGCTTTTGCGTGGCGATGATTTGTTTTTCCAGATCCTTTTCCACGAGATCGACAGTGGCCATGTCTCCATCCCTCACAAATAACGTTCTCGAACCAGACCTTGCCAAGCAAACTTAGGAGGGCATCGGACAGGAGTCAAATGGGGAGGGACGGGCTCTTTGTCTGCAGTGAATCGTCAAGCGCGAGATCGATAATTATTGTCGCGCGCGGTGTTTTCAGGTCCCAATCTGTTGGAGCAATTAGGACCTTCCGCCGCACTTTGTGGAAAAAAATGCATGATGAACAGTTCTGAAGCGAAAATCGAAGCGTTAGCCTCTATCCATGAACAGTTATCTCTGCAAAGTTTCAATCTGTTAGTGTAAGTCTTTCGCTTTCAGGTATTGTTCTGGTAGTTTCTTCAAGCGACCTGATCAATAACTGAAAAATTACTAACTTCTACAGGGAAGAAAACATAATCATGTCGCGCACCTCCATCTACGCCGGGCATTCTTTTCATCGCTGGTTACAAACCACCACCGGACGCCGGTTCGTGCAAACCCTCGTCGTTCTCTTGACGGTCCAGGGGTGGCCGCTCCAAGAACTCAGCCGTTCCTATCGCTGGCAGTTCCCAGTGCCGGTATCTCTGGCGTGGCTGAGGCCGGTAGTAACGACTTTGACCCAATGGATTGG
This sequence is a window from Deltaproteobacteria bacterium. Protein-coding genes within it:
- the rodA gene encoding rod shape-determining protein RodA; this translates as MFDRRLLVHFDWLLFVLVLALVGIGIMGVYSATFEGHTRLSSLAVRQIGWAGLGFIAMLVVFAVDYRELERLGYFFFGVTLVLLLLVPILGSFGGGARRWISFGFFSLQPSELAKISSLLVLAQYLHLVAPPQGYALRDLIYPGVIMALPAGLVLTEPNLGTATIIGLVAMTLVFAAGIRLNSLATLGTVAGGLLLPFWHFYMKPYQKERIVSFLHPDSDPLGTGYHMIQSKITIGSGQLWGKGFLQGTQNRLEFLPEKHTDFIFAVLAEEWGFLGVCILFLLYGALLARLLVIAGKARDRFGSFVVLGGAAIVFWQVLINVGMNIGFLPVVGVPLPFLSYGGSSLLAVMLAMGLALNVSTRRFLF
- the trxA gene encoding thioredoxin, translated to MAGNINQVSDATFDSEVLQSSVPVLIDFWAPWCGPCRAIAPIVDELAGEYAGKLKVVKMNVDDNPRTPAQYGVRGIPNLILFKDGQVQQQIVGAVPKAQLVKAITSVVV